In the Gorilla gorilla gorilla isolate KB3781 chromosome 1, NHGRI_mGorGor1-v2.1_pri, whole genome shotgun sequence genome, AGGTGCTGTAAATGACCTTACTCTGACCCCTTCCCCCAGATGATGGGATTGATGTTCGTCTCCGAGGGGTCAAGATCAAGTCGTCTAGACAGCGGGAACTAGGGTTGAATGCAGACCTGTTCCAGCCAACTAGTCTGGTGCGATATCCACGCCTAGAAGGCACCGACCCTGAAGTACTGTACCGCAGAGCTGTCCTCCTGCAGAGGTAGCTGTGGTCCTGGACCTATGggcccttcccttcccccaacaTTGAGCCTTGTGTGTCTGCATGGAGGAGGTTCCCAAGGTCTCATAGTATAAGCTGTTCAAGGGTCAGAGAAGCCCCCAGGTCCTGCCTTTTCCTGTCCCTTTGTGTTGGGGAGTTGGGGGTGTTACATGTATGCTAAACTCTTTAGCTGCAGTCAATCTTTATCTACCCATGCCAGATTCATCAAGATCCTCGATAGTGTCCTGCACCACCTGGTACCTGCCTGGGACCACACACTGGGCACCTTCAGTGAGATTAAGGTGAGCCGACCCAGCCAGTGCTGGTCTTGGCATTTCCCCTTCCTGCTCACGTAGTTTTTCATTCCTTAGCAGAGTTCCTAAAATCTACTCTAGGTCAAGACCTTTGCTGGGTCTGGGAACATAGGAAGAAAGCCAGAACAAATGGTCCAAATTTAGTGTTTGGGAGGCTGTTCCCCAGCCTCCTTGGTATTCCAGAGTGTGTGGAATACCCAAGGGCTGTTGACAGCACAGGCAGGGCAGGTTGCGTGAAAGGTACATACAGGGAGTTACCAGCAGCTCAAGATGTCTTGAGAAAAGTGTGCCAGTAGGTGTGAGTATGACAGAGGGATGAGGGTGGAAGGATGTGGGCAGGAGGCAGGTCCTGGTTGCAGAGGGCCCTGTGGGCCAGGCTGTGAAGCAAGGACTTTGTCCCAGGGTAGTGGAGCTGTTGGAAAGGTGAGGAAGGTAATGACAgtattagatttttttgttttagaaagctCTCCCTGGTGGCTGAACTAAGGAGGGGACTGGAGACAAGGACAGGGATGGACTAGACTTGAACTGAAATGGTGGAATTGGATACAGGCAGAGGGGAAAGTTCCAGGGCTTGGATAGAGGCTGACTGCCCACTCATTCCTGCTCCGGCCACCTCTCCTCACTAGCAAGTGAAGCAGTTCCTACTGCTGTCCCGCCAGCGGCCCGGCCTGGTGGCTCAGTGCCTGCGTGACTCTGAGAGCAGCAAGCCCAGCTTCATGCCACGCCTATACATCAACCGCCGTCTTGCCATGGAACACCGTGCCTGCCCCTCTCGAGACCCTGCCTGCAAGAATGCAGTCTTCACCCAGGTCTGCACCACCTAGGGTCCGACTGAGATAGGATCAGTCAAGGGCCAAGGGGGCTAGGCCAAGAGGGACCTGAACAAGTTCTTGGGGCAAGTATAGGGCCAGGTCTTGCTTTCCTATGACTCCTTTCCTCCTTGCCCCCAGGTATATGAAGGCCTAAAGCCCTCTGACAAATATGAAAAGCCCCTGGACTACAGGTATGGCATGAGAGTGAGGGACTTACTCGGGACATCTGTttgtgcacacaaacacacacacacacacacacacacaactgctcGAGGCACCCCTCGCCATGACTGCTTTTCCCAGGTGGTCTCTGAGCTGATGAATTGTGCTGCACCTGGCCCCACATGATGACAAATCTGCCCACGTTTTTTGCAGGTGGCCCATGCGCTATGACcagtggtgggagtgtaaatttatTGCAGAAGGCATCATTGACCAAGGTGAGGCCCTGAGGGAGGATCTCAAGGGTCTTGCTTGCTGCCCTATCAAAGTGGTAGAGGCTTTTCACCAGCTAATGATGATGGGGGACCTATTCATTACCCCATTATGGGAGCTGGGCTCTTGAGTGCCCAGCTGAGGGCATCTGTCATTTCAGGGGGTGGTTTCCGGGACAGCCTGGCAGATATGTCAGAAGAGCTGTGCCCTAGCTCAGCGGATACCCCCGTGCCCCTGCCCTTCTTTGTACGCACAGCCAACCAGGTAATCTCCGTTTCCATCTCTGCAAACCTCCCAGGTGCCAGATTGAGCTAGAAAGGGGGCAGAGGAGGGGGCCAGATTGAGCTAGAAAgggggcaggcacggtggctcatgcctgtaatcccagcactttgggaggccaaggcgggcagatcacgaggtcaggagttcaagaccagcctggccaatgtagtgaaaccccatctctactaaaaataaaaaaaaattagccgggcgtggtggcacgcgcctgtagtcccagctacatgggaggctgaagcaggcgactcgcttgaacccaggagacggaggttgcagtgagccgagatcatgccactgcactccagcctgggtgacacagtgagactctgtctcaaaaaaaaaaaaaaaaaatagaaatagggcAGAGGAGGGACTGAGTTGCTCAGGGCAACCTCTGGGCAGACAGGGAGAGGAGGAGCCACTGTGCATTTGAAGGGATCATTTAGTGGAAAATGTTCCCAGTGGAAAATGTTCAGGGAAGTCTTTGGGCCAGGAAAATAGGGTGTATCTCATGCCACGCTCACAGCTCTGTCTCTGGGGCAGGGCAATGGCACTGGTGAGGCTCGGGACATGTATGTACCCAACCCCTCCTGCCGAGACTTTGCCAAGTATGAATGGATCGGACAGCTGATGGGGGCTGCCCTTCGGGGTAAGGAGTTCCTGGTGAGTAGCCTTATCCACACCCCGGTCCGATCAGCCCTGGCCCCTGGAAGGAAAGGCCAGCCAAACCTGGGCAGCTCAGGGTGAGAAGACAGTGGGGAGTGTTTGTCACACAGGTCCTGGCCCTGCCTGGTTTTGTGTGGAAGCAGCTTTCTGGTGAGGAGGTGAGCTGGAGCAAGGACTTCCCAGCTGTGGACTCTGTGCTGGTGAGTAGGACCTGGAACCAGTGTTTCCTCTGCCCAGCCCCTAAAGGTTGGTCCTCCCTAAAGCTGTTCTGTACCTTGTTCTTTCACCACACACAAGATCCCTCTCCAATCCATCCACTCCCATGGCTTCAACTACTGTCTGTAGACTCGTGACCCCTAAAATCCTGACCTCTAGCCCCAGCCTCTCCTAAGCCTGGGGCCATATATGTATCTGTACCCTCGACGTTTGCCCCAAGATGGCATCTCAGGCTCAGTGTGTTCTTTATCTTCTCCGAAGACTACTCCCCTCTAGGGCTCCTGCCTCAGAAGGGCACCATGTCCCACTCCTCCCCATCCCAAAGCCCACAGGGCCATCCTTCACCCCTTCTCCCTCGCCACCACATTCTTAAGTCTTCCTCTGTAATCTGTCTGCTTTTCCTATCTCACTACTGTCTCCCTGCCTGGTTGAGGACACCTTTCCTCCTTAGCTAATCACTTACTAAAAAGCTGGTGTCCCTGTCTCCGTTCTTACCTGTTTGGTCTCCATGCAGCCACAGTAATTCATTTCACTCTCCTTATTTAAACTCATTGATGGCTTGGCCCTGGGCTTAGGATAGAATGCAGAATCTGTAAAGGCCTTATGTGAACCCTGTGTCTCCAGCCACTTGGTTCACATTCAGGCTCCAGCCACACAGTTTCCTTAGGCCTTTTGCTCTTTCCAGCTTTCTCCAAGATGTTCTCTCTCCTAACTTCCCTTATGTCCCAGCCATCATTTGGGTCTCAGCTGAGACACCATTTTCCACAGGATGCCTCCTCTGGCCTCCAAGGCTGGTTAGGTGTTGTCTTGATGCTTTTACAGCTCTTGTACTGACACCCTCATTCCCTGCTGCCTCCATGGGGACTGCCTTGCCTGGCTGTCTCTGCTTCCCTGTGAGCGTCTTGTGGAAAGACAGGGACTATCTCCACAGTGAAAAGGttacctccctgcctctctccaaCCCCTAGGTGAAGCTCCTGGAAGTGATGGAAGGAATGGACAAGGAGACGTTTGAGTTCAAGTTTGGGAAGGAACTAACATTCACCACTGTACTGAGTGACCAACAGGTGGTGGAGCTGATCCCTGGGGGTGCAGGCATCGTCGTGGGATATGGGGACCGTTCTCGTTTCATCCAACTGGTTCAGAAGGCACGGCTAGAGGAGAGCAAGGAGCAGGTAGTACCCAGAGGCTAGTAGAACAGAGAACTTTGGCCCCTCCTGAGCCCCAGCTCCTGGGACCCAGAACGCAGCCTGTAAGCCACCAGTACTCCAAGAACTCCGGCCCCCACCATTCCTCAGTGCCACCTTTCTGCTGCTAAAAGGCCACAGTGATGCCCCCCAGTGTGAGGCGGGAGGTGTGCCCTCTTCCCCAGCCAAGCCTTTTTACCCACTCCCCAGGTGGCAGCTATGCAGGCAGGTCTGCTGAAGGTGGTGCCACAGGCTGTGCTGGACTTGCTGACCTGGCAAGAGTTGGAGAAGAAAGTGTGTGGGGATCCAGAGGTCACTGTGGATGCTCTGCGCAAGCTCAGTGAGTTccccaaggcagggcagggcagcacagcacagcacagggGTTGGGGCTCAAGGACTGGGCAAGATGAGACCCAAGAATGAATGCTGGCCTTGTCTCCACCAGCCCGGTTTGAGGACTTCGAGCCATCTGACTCGCGGGTGCAGTATTTCTGGGAGGCACTGAACAACTTCACCAACGGTCAGTGGAGGAGGGCAGGGTGACACCTGGGTTTGGACTCTGCTGCTGAGTTGCAGAGGCAGGGTAGAAGTTGTAGACCCTCCCTCACCATCCACGCAGGCACTGATTTCCTTCTCCCTCCAGAGGACCGGAGCCGCTTCCTGCGCTTTGTCACGGGCCGCAGTCGCCTGCCAGCACGGATCTACATCTACCCAGACAAGCTGGGGTGAGTGCTGGAGGGAGGCCTGAAGGTGCCATGGCTGCCTTctgtcctccctccccacacacgtACATGTGCCCCAACACATCTTCCTGACCTATGGTCCCTCAATGCCCCCAGCTACGAGACCACAGACGCGCTGCCCGAGTCTTCCACTTGCTCCAGCACCCTCTTCCTGCCACACTATGCCAGGTGGGTTTTTTCCTAGGCTCGATTTGGGGCCCAGGGGACCCCATCACCCCTGGTAGCGATGGAGGGACCTGACCAAGTCCCCATTCCCACAGTGCCAAGGTATGCGAGGAGAAGCTCCGCTATGCGGCCTACAACTGCGTTGCCATCGACACTGACATGAGCCCTTGGGAGGAGTGAGGCGTGCCGCCGGCTGTGGGACCAGCAAGACTGCACGTGTCCCTCTTGGCCTTGCCCAGGGCGAAGACACCTTCCCTGCCCTGGTTTGGCTGACGTGCTCAGCAAAACCCCGTGTGCCCCGCTCCTGTGTGCAGTTGGAGTAGGGGCAGCTGGCGTGGTCAGGTGAACACTAGTGGCCCAGCCCCGCAGACCCACAAGCCCTACCCGTGCTGGGGCTTGCTTCCCGAGGTATTTCACCTCTTAAGAGGGAATCTTCCACAAGCCCAGCACAAGCTGCCAGGCCTGAGCTACTTGAAGGGGGCCATCTAGGTCCCCAACCCATGGACTTTGCCTCCATTTTCAGCTCCaccttttttctcccattttctctctGGCTTTCTTCAGCCATGACTCAcaactaaaaacataaaacactgGAGGTTAGTGGAGGCCCTTCCCCAAGCAGGGAGCCTGGGATGGGCGGGGAGTGATAGCCAAACTCGTTGGTCACCTGCTCCAAGAAGGAAGCAGTAGCTGAGCACCTGCCCTCACATACTGctcttttcctcctctccctccataCCAGAGATGTGGTGAGCTCTGTTCTTCTACCAACCCAGTCTCAACACACAAAGTGCCATCACCTTCCCTGACTCAGAACCCACATCCACTCAATGTGAACTCTACTACCACGACCTCCCCATATTCCTCACTTCTCCATCACCTCCAGCCTGACTCCCTGTCTGCCCTTTCACCCCCAAGATTTTGCACAGGTTAAGGCCAGTTATGGCCTTTTTGAAATCTGTAATAGCTCCCCTTTCCCCAACTCTAAAGCCTAGACCTTAAACCTGTTCCTAGAGCTATGCACACCCCTGCCCCAGTTTACCGTTCCTCCCTCAGGGCCTCCGTGACACTCCATGAAAAGAAGTTCTTGCATACCGGAAagttgaataaatggatgaattcaTTCCTTCAGAATGTGTTTATTGGGCCCTGGGCTTAGGCACAGGGTCACAAGGAGAAATCGACTTTAGTGTCCTACTCAGAGCCAAGAAGTTGGATGTGAAATGCAAGTAGAGGCTTCTCAGTGACAGACTTTGCACAGTTACACATCTGGGGCTGAGCAGAGATGTAAGGGCCCCACTGCGCAGAAAAGGGAAAACAAGCAAACAGGCTGGCCTGGCATTTTCTGGCATGGATATGGTGATTTGGAGGATGGGAGTCCACTTCTGGAGCCAAATGGGCAGAAGAATTTGACATCATAGAAGACAGAGACGGGAGGGCTGACAAACCAGCCAGGTCAGGGTTGTTGACAGAAGTG is a window encoding:
- the HECTD3 gene encoding E3 ubiquitin-protein ligase HECTD3 — translated: MAGPGPGAVLESPRQLLGRVRFLAEAARSLRAGRPLPAALAFVPREVLYKLYKDPAGPSRVLLPVWEAEGLGLRVGAAGPAPGTGSGPLRAARDSIELRRGACVRTTGEELCNGHGLWVKLTKEQLAEHLGDCGLQEGWLLVCRPAEGGARLVPIDTPNHLQRQQQLFGVDYRPVLRWEQVVDLTYSHRLGSRPQPAEAYAEAVQRLLYVPPTWTYECDEDLIHFLYDHLGKEDENLGSVKQYVESIDVSSYTEEFNVSCLTDSNADTYWESDGSQCQHWVRLTMKKGTIVKKLLLTVDTTDDNFMPKRVVVYGGEGDNLKKLSDVSIDETLIGDVCVLEDMTVHLPIIEIRIVECRDDGIDVRLRGVKIKSSRQRELGLNADLFQPTSLVRYPRLEGTDPEVLYRRAVLLQRFIKILDSVLHHLVPAWDHTLGTFSEIKQVKQFLLLSRQRPGLVAQCLRDSESSKPSFMPRLYINRRLAMEHRACPSRDPACKNAVFTQVYEGLKPSDKYEKPLDYRWPMRYDQWWECKFIAEGIIDQGGGFRDSLADMSEELCPSSADTPVPLPFFVRTANQGNGTGEARDMYVPNPSCRDFAKYEWIGQLMGAALRGKEFLVLALPGFVWKQLSGEEVSWSKDFPAVDSVLVKLLEVMEGMDKETFEFKFGKELTFTTVLSDQQVVELIPGGAGIVVGYGDRSRFIQLVQKARLEESKEQVAAMQAGLLKVVPQAVLDLLTWQELEKKVCGDPEVTVDALRKLTRFEDFEPSDSRVQYFWEALNNFTNEDRSRFLRFVTGRSRLPARIYIYPDKLGYETTDALPESSTCSSTLFLPHYASAKVCEEKLRYAAYNCVAIDTDMSPWEE